The genomic window GCATATCTTACTATTTACAAACAAAGCGTACACCGCCCTAGTTAGACTTACTATTTACAAACAAAGCGTACACCGCCCTAGTTAGACTTACTATTTACAAACAAAGGAGTCGTGATATTGTTTCAGATCTGGTTTAATAACCATCCCAACATGAaatatatcttgtaaacaaacaacattGTAAACACAAGGTGTAATTTAAAAGACAATGTTCAAAAGGGAAGTTACAGTCTTTTATTGGCAGGAAGTTTAATATTCCTCGCCCTCCTCTTCTCCCTCACCCTCAACGGAGTCGACTCCAACCTCTTCGTAATCCTTCTCCAAAGCGGCCAAATCCTCACGAGCCTCAGAGAACTCTCCCTCTTCCATACCCTCTCCGACGTACCAGTGGACGAAAGCACGCTTGGCGTACATAAGATCGAACTTGTGGTCAAGACGAGCCCAGGCCTCGGCGATGGCAGTGGTGTTGCTCAACATGCACACGGCACGCTGGACCTTAGCCAGATCACCTCCTGGCACAACGGTGGGGGGCTGGTAGTTGATTCCGACCTTGAAACCAGTTGGACACCAGTCAACGAACTGGATGGTCCTCTTGGTCTTGATGGTGGCGATGGCAGCGTTGACATCCTTGGGCACAACATCACCTCTGTACAACATACAGCAGGCCATGTATTTACCGTGACGGGGGTCACATTTCACCATCTGGTTGGCGGGCTCGAAACAGGCGTTGGTGATCTCGGCAACAGAGAGCTGCTCATGGTAGGCCTTCTCGGCGGAGATGACTGGGGCGTATGTGGCCAGAGGGAAGTGGATACGTGGGTAGGGCACCAAGTTGGTCTGGAACTCCGTCAAGTCGACGTTCAGGGCACCATCAAATCGGAGGGATGCAGTAATGGAGCTGACAATCTGGCCAATCAGACGGTTCaagttggtgtatgttggtctCTCGATGTCCAAGTTACGACGGCAGATATCGTAGATAGCCTCGTTGTCAACCATGAAAGCGCAGTCGGAGTGTTCCAGGGTGGTGTGGGTGGTCAGAATGGAGTTGTAGGGCTCAACGACGGCAGTGGAGACCTGGGGAGCTGGGTAGATGGCAAATTCCAGCTTGGATTTCTTTCCGTAATCAACACTGAGACGTTCCATGAGGAGGGAGGTGAATCCGGATCCGGTACCACCGCCGAAACTGTGGAAGATGAGGAATCCCTGGAGTCCAGTACACTGGTCAGCGAGCTTCCTGATGCGGTCAAGTACCAAGTCGACGATTTCCTTTCCGATGGTGTAATGGCCTCTTGCGTAGTTGTTGGCAGCATCCTCTTTGCCGGTGATAAGCTGCTCGGGGTGGAAAAGCTgtctgtatgtaccagtacGAACCTCATCTGTAAACAAGGGCAGATAATTAAATGATATGAAACAAAGGTTAAAGAGTTACGGTAGGCTACAATACTTCTTTAAAGGATTGAACACAAAATAAGGAACACATCTGTATAATTTTTTTGGTCAAATGTGAAAATTTCTTAatcaaatatttcttaaattcaaacaatgaaTTATTTAGGTCAAAGAAACACGTACCAACAACAGTAGGTTCCAGATCTACAAACACAGCCCTGGGCACGTGTTTGCCGGCTCCAGTCTCACTGAAGAAGGTGTTGAAGGAGTCGTCTCCACCTCCGATGGTCTTGTCTGAGGGCATCTGGCCATCAGGCTGGATACCGTGTTCCAGACAGTACAATTCCCAGCAGGCATTGCCCATCTGGACTCCGGCCTGGCCGACGTGGACACTGATACATTCCCTCTGTAATAGAGAAGATATTATTATTCAACAGAACTAAGTGCAACATTCAAATGTATAAGTTGTTCGTTCATATCCAATTCCAAACTCACATTTCAATATCAACAATAGACATTGTAGGtaatgtgtatgatatatggaGTACTGAACTCTTGGTAATGAAGACAATTCACTATCCGGCTAATTTTAGAAACATATTGCCCCAAAACCATTAAATTTTTCCGACATTTGTTCTGACACTACAGAACTAATATTGATCCTTTTAGTCCATTCAAAATACTTCACAAATGAATAAGGCtacaattcattttttttttcttcaaatttccAACACTTGCCGTTGGTAAGGACTTGAATAtctagccagagtttcctctggccctgacaccatgtctgctacaccagacatggtgtcagggccagaggaaactcgggccaTTGAATATTATTTGCCTGGAGCAAATTCGTATACATAAATTctgaattatttatttagatatagacagctatatatttacatcccTTCAAATTAATACCAACTTAATTCTAACGGGACTTGATTTGTACAAGTCGTAACTTGAACACGGACACATGTTCATCAACAGCACAGGTGGGATTGACAAGTTATTTAAAATTCAGTCGATTTCAAGtgtggtcacgtgaccacgtGTCGGGAACAGTGATCGCGCCTCGTGTACGTTTTTATTTTCAGCACGAGTCTAGTTAAATGGATTCGAATATATGTCTACGATAGGTTCACCGACAGGTTGTCAACAATACAGCTCGACCGTTATATAGgcctataatacatatattaaaaatagcTCCACGTGAGCTGTTGTAGCAAGGAGTTTAGCATAATTTCAATCAATATCACTATAGAAACACGCACATGTGACCGAGAAATAAATTATCCCAATCAATTACATTCCGTTTAATCTGTGAAAACATTATCTGAATCTATATCAATCCTAAAAATCCCCCAGAAGAATATAATGAATACATAGTAGTCGTTCTTTCATCGCGCCCAACTCGGTGGTTGTGGTTATTTTTAGCGAGACCGGTTAGGAGGGAGCTCAATAAATGACACCCAATATTGTCATCTACCTCGTGACCGACAGTTAACAGGAACCTTGTATCAATTGTTTACGAATAGCTGTGATGGACTTACCATGATGAAGAGTTGAGTTCAAATGAGTTGAAAAGGAGAAAGAAAACAGTCTGTAAATCCTCACGGGGAGTTCGATGATCCGCTGGTGAGAAATTTGAATGGCGCGATAGCGGGTTTCTCGCCTTATATACACAATTTTTAACTTTGACCCTTGACCTGgtttttgattggttgattctGATGTCATCTGGAGTCAGGTGTGTTTTCATTGGTTATTTTTCAGGAAGAACATAAGTGATATTTTCGCCTCGTTGACCTGTTCAGGCTTTGGCGGCAATGCTACCTGTAGCCAAGGTGTGACGTTCGCTTTGTTGTGGCAACTGTCACGTGACGGGCGGATCGATTGCTCCCCACTGCAGATAAAATCAATTGGACGAGATAGGGTCTTAACGCCTGTCATAAACTGCGAGtaggtattgtacatacattttcaACACGTCAATACCTATGTTAAACAATCTAAAAAAACAAATGAGTTGTCATAAACGGACAGTTGTCAATAGTTGTATGTGTACTGTTGGCAATTCATATTACATTAACAACTAACACCACAAACAACTGTCTACCGTTATATGTGGTCATCGATGAAtcatttgaattatatattatgtaatataacTAACTAATGTTTATGTTAAGTTTGACGTGGTGCAATAGGTGAGTGCGAATATGTAATAATGATTAAATGCAAGGTCTCAGCTGTGTCCCCTCGCCccggggtgtgtgtgtgtgtgtgtgtgtgtgtgtgtgtgtgtgggggggggggggggggggggggtgaaaGTCTTTCCCTTTTTTATTCACTACGTATGCCTACTGACTGACCACATTTATAGGAATGTCTGGATCAACAAACTATAA from Pecten maximus chromosome 1, xPecMax1.1, whole genome shotgun sequence includes these protein-coding regions:
- the LOC117339638 gene encoding tubulin alpha-1A chain encodes the protein MRECISVHVGQAGVQMGNACWELYCLEHGIQPDGQMPSDKTIGGGDDSFNTFFSETGAGKHVPRAVFVDLEPTVVDEVRTGTYRQLFHPEQLITGKEDAANNYARGHYTIGKEIVDLVLDRIRKLADQCTGLQGFLIFHSFGGGTGSGFTSLLMERLSVDYGKKSKLEFAIYPAPQVSTAVVEPYNSILTTHTTLEHSDCAFMVDNEAIYDICRRNLDIERPTYTNLNRLIGQIVSSITASLRFDGALNVDLTEFQTNLVPYPRIHFPLATYAPVISAEKAYHEQLSVAEITNACFEPANQMVKCDPRHGKYMACCMLYRGDVVPKDVNAAIATIKTKRTIQFVDWCPTGFKVGINYQPPTVVPGGDLAKVQRAVCMLSNTTAIAEAWARLDHKFDLMYAKRAFVHWYVGEGMEEGEFSEAREDLAALEKDYEEVGVDSVEGEGEEEGEEY